In Athene noctua chromosome 7, bAthNoc1.hap1.1, whole genome shotgun sequence, the following proteins share a genomic window:
- the PRLH gene encoding prolactin-releasing peptide translates to MKLGATCLLCLLLVCLTLPITQGRIREHSMEIRNPDIDPSWYTGRGIRPVGRFGRRQALGVGTHPGGAGRWQACSPPRPHPQPPREERSP, encoded by the exons ATGAAGCTGGGGGCCACCTGCCTCCTGTGCCTGCTGCTCGTCTGCCTGACCCTGCCCATCACCCAGGGCCGCATCCGTGAACACTCCATGGAAATCAGGA ATCCGGACATCGACCCCTCCTGGTACACAGGCCGTGGGATCAGGCCGGTGGGCCGGTTCGGGCGGCGGCAAGCCCTGGGTGTGGGCACCCATCCTGGGGGGGCTGGCCGGTGGCaagcctgcagccccccccgcccacacccccagcctccccGGGAGGAGCGGAGCCCCTGA
- the RAB17 gene encoding ras-related protein Rab-17: MAQKAMPGTSLEGIRPTCIYKMVLLGSTSVGKSSLAYRYVKNDFRESLPTVGCSFFTQMLSLEEATIKFEIWDTAGQEKYHSVCHLYYRGAHAALLVYDITNKETFNRAKLWLRDLEKEFLPDEIVIALVGNKMDLAAEREVSTEEGEEFARTKGLLFMETSAKSNHQVNDIFMAIVQELLQRKREEASNHGLLTVNLEESRTGTGCC, translated from the exons ATGGCACAGAAAGCAATGCCGGGCACCTCCCTGGAGGGGATTCGTCCCACCTGCATCTACAAGATGGTTCTGTTGGGGAGCACATCAGTGGGAAAGTCAAGCCTAGCCTACCGATATGTGAAAAATGACTTCAGGGAGTCACTGCCGACTGTGGGAT GCTCCTTCTTCACACAGATGCTCAGTCTGGAGGAAGCCACCATCAAGTTTGAGATCTGGGACACGGCAGGCCAGGAGAAGTACCACAGTGTCTGCCACCTCTATTACCGGGGCGCTCACGCTGCTCTTCTCGTTTACGACATCACTAACAAG GAAACGTTCAACAGAGCAAAGCTGTGGCTGAGGGACCTGGAGAAGGAATTCCTTCCTGATGAAATCGTCATTGCTTTGGTGGGCAACAAGATGGACCTTGCTGCTGAGCGAGAAGTTTCCACTGAG GAGGGGGAAGAATTTGCAAGGACCAAAGGCCTTCTGTTCATGGAGACGTCTGCAAAATCCAACCACCAAGTAAATGATATCTTTATGGCCATAG TGCAAGAGCTCCTGCAGCGGAAACGAGAGGAGGCGTCCAATCATGGGCTGTTAACAGTCAACCTGGAGGAGAGCAGGACAGGCACAGGGTGCTGCTGA